ATGTACCGTCCCTCGGTGATCGAAATGATGATTATGGTCGGAAGCTTCGCTTGGTTCGGCTTCTGGTTCCTGTTGTTCACGAGGCTCCTGCCGCCCATTGCGATTCAGGAGCTCAAAGAGGTCCTTCCGCCGCCCATGCGTAAGCAGAAGGAGGCTCACTGATGAGTACCGGACTCCTAGCCTCATACGAGTACTTGGACTCCACGGTCGATGCGATCGAGGGGCTTAAAAAGGCTGGCTTCAAGGTGAAGGCGTATGCGCCTTATCCTGAGCACCACATCGAAGATGCCCTGGGTTACGGCCAGAGCCCCGTTCGAGTGTGGACGTTGGTAGGTGGCCTTACGGGTGCCGCGACCGGACTAGCATTCACGACATGGACCTCGGTGGATTGGCCGTTGATCGTGGGCGGCAAGCCGATCGTCTCCATACCGGCTTTTGTCCCGATCATCTTCGAGATGACGGTGCTCTTCGGAGCACTCTCGACCGTGATCGGCCTCTTTATTCTTAGCCGCTTGCCGGATGTAAAGCCGGCGGTGGTCTACGACCCCGAGTTCACCGCGGGACGGTACGGCGTGTACGTCGAAGCCGGTTCTGACAGAGTGGACGAAGCAAGGAAGATCATGAACGCTCAGGAGCCGATCGAGCTCCGTGAGGGCGAGGGGGAAGACGATGCTTAGATCTTCTGCCTGGCGGCCGATGGTCGCAGCGCTCGCACTGATGATGCTCGCTGGCTGTAAGCCGTTGGATGATGGCTTGGTCATGATCTTCGGACGGTCGATGCGCGATTCGCGCTCTTTCGATCCGTACGAACATCCGATGGCTCCGGCTGAGGGTTCGATCTCGTTCGCTTCGGGGAATTATCCGGCGCGTCCGGGCGAGGTGAACATCGGACAGCCGGAAGGTGTGGCTGTGCCGAAGATCACTCAGCTGGACTTGGGTGTTCCAGGTGTGGGACAGCCGATCGTTGCGGGTCTGGTGAACCCCATGGATCCGAATGACGCGACGTCGCAGGCGCGGGGCGAAGAGCTCTACATGCGCTACTGCGTCGTCTGTCACGGCCCAGACGGCGTCGGTGCCAACGCGTACATCGCGGACAAGCACCCGGTGTTGCCGGCCTACAACGTTTCCGGCGCGCAGGTGGCGTCGTACAGCGACCAGTACATCTACGCGATGATCCGTGTCGGACGCGGGCTCATGCCCGAGTACGGCTCGCGGATCTCCGAGTGGGACAGGTGGAGTGTCGTGAACTACGTGAGGCAGCTCCAGAGAGAAGAAGGAAATGCCCCGGTGGGTAATACTCCGCCTGGAGGGGACGAGTAATGGCACACATTCACATCCCTTCGGAGGTACCGGTTCGGTACCTGCCGCGTTCGAAGAACGCCTCCATGATGGCTGGGGTGCTCTTCCTTGTCGGTCTGGTGTCCTTTGTGATTCGCCTCAGTCAGGATCCTGACCAGGCGTGGATCAGCTACGTCAGTAACTGGTTGTTCTTCACGAGCATCGCGATCGGCGGAGTACTCTTCGGGGTGGCGACTTGGATCGTGAAGTCCAAGTGGAACTGGTCGATGCGGCGCGTAAGTCAGTCGTTCGTGGCTTTCCTGCCGTTTTCGTTCCTGCTCGCACTACCGATGCTCCTCATGCTTCGGGAGAACTACTTCCCGTGGATCGACATGATGGGGGTAGACCCGGTCGTGTCGCAGAAGGAAGCGTACCTGAACATCCCCTTCCTGGTGACGCGAAACTTGTTCGGTATGCTGGCTCTCTTCGGCATGGCGACATACTTCGTCTACCTGGCGATTCGCCCAGACATGGGCCGGACTGAAGGCGCGGACGAGGACGATCCGGGTCGTGCGAGCTGGCGTGTACGCCTAACGCAGGGCTGGATGGGGCAAGAGGAAGAAGAGGTCAGCAGTTACAAGCGCATGACGACGATCGCTCCAGCGTTTGTTCTGATCTACGCGATCGTGATGAGCATCTTCTCATACGACTGGGCCATGTCGCTCGAGCCGCACTGGTTCAGCACGATGTTTGGTCCGTGGTTCTTCATGGGCGCATTCTGGGGCGGCATCGCTTGTACCGCACTTTGGAGCCTGTACCTACGTAACCAGCACACCGACTTCAAGAACCACATTGGCCTGCAGCAGCGCCATGACATCGGGAAGCTGGCCTTCGCGTTCACGGTCTTCTGGGCCTACCTGTTCTTCTCGCAGTACATCGTGATTTGGTACGGTAAGCTGCCGTGGGAGCAGGCTTGGATCATCACACGGTCCGATCCAGCAAGCTGGGGTCCGTACTGGCTGATGATCGTGTCGCTTTGCTTCTTCATTCCGTTCGTGGGTCTGATTGGGCGTAAGCCGAAGATGAAGCCGAAGCTTCTTGCCACGTTCACGGGGATCATTGTCGTTGGTCTCTGGACGGAGCGGTACGGCATGGTGGCTCCGTCGCTGTGGCATGAGGGTGATCCGATCTTCACGATCTGGCATCCGCTGATCGGGTGCATGTTCTTGGGTCTGTATCTTGGTTCCGTGCGGTGGTTCTTGAGCACGTTCCCGGCGATACAGATTTGGCAGCCGATGCAGGATCCGGAGACGGTCGAGGCTGAGTTGCCGCTGGAGGCCGCTGGGTACTAGCAGGGTATTGGTGCTTCGCTGATTGTTTTAGAGGCCCTTTCCGCTTTGGCGGTGAGGGCCTCTTGGTTTTATAGAGGGACGCGCGTGACATGACGCCGTGCCCCTCGCACGGTTGTGTTTGGGCGCGCGACTCTCTATGCCGTTGGCCTCATCATTTAGGTTCTAGGACGTCGCCGTTCCGTCTAGGCGGATCCGACGCGATCGCCTGGAGATGACGCCGCTTAACGCCGCGCTCCGGCTCGGGCCTCTGGCGGCGCTGGCGCGCTTCCCCGGGCCGGCACTACCGTGGACAACCAACGGCCTGGCCCCTCGGGACACTACGGTGAGAGCTGTCACTCTCACCGTCGCGTCGGGAACGCCTTGGCTCGTTATTGAACCCGAGACAAATACGTGGAGAGCCCCTTGGATCTACCGGCCACGGAAGACAGCAGAGCTGAAGAGATTGTCCGGCTTCAGGGCGAGATCGACGCCGCGCATTCCGCTCTCTCTTCGATGGGTATCAGTCGTTTCGGACTGGGGGCCTATGTAGCAGGTGCACTGACCCTCGGGAGCCTCATCGGCGTTCCGGAATCTGAGGGCGAGTTCTGGCTATTCGGGCTCCTGGTGTTTGGAAGCGCGCTGTTACTTTTGATCCTCATGCTTACGTATCGTCAATCTCGCAGTGATCGACGGGCTCTTGCTGCTCAGTTGGAAGAACTACTCCGGGTGGGTCGATCGTTAGGTGGTGCCGAGGAGGAAGAGACGCCCGTGACATTGAAATGAACGACGTGACTCGGGAACACTCGACGCGACGCCGACTCCGGAGCGGCGTGCTTGAGGTGGTGGTGATTGAGTTCGGCATCCTGCTCTTGTTCTCAGTGGTCGTCGCTGAGCTCAGCCGCATGCTCACCTCCGCGTCGGAAGCGGCCCTGGCTCGGTTCCACCCTAGATCTCTAAGCCGATGAGACACATGAAAACGATATTGACGGCGCTAGCCGTGTTGCTCTTCTCCGGCTGCGGCGATCGGACCCAGAGTCCGCGCGACAGTGGTGAGGTGGATGGCCCTCTTCGTATTGCCATCGCTGGCATCGCGATCGAATCGTCGACCTTTTCTCCGGCCCAGACCACGATCGATGGATTCCGGGTGACTCGGGGAGACGAGATCTTCGGGGCGTACCCCTTCCTCTCTGAAGATTCGCCCGCTCGGGATCGGGTGGTCTGGCTGCCGACGCTACGCGGACGAGCCATTGCCGGCGGCATTGTGACCCGGGAAGCCTATGAGGCCATGACAGAAGAGACGCTTAAGCGCCTCGAAGCCGCGATGCCTCTGGACGGACTCTTCTTCGACATCCACGGAGCCATGAGCGTCGTAGGCCTGGACGATCCGGAGGGGGACCTTATCGCCCGTATTCGGGAGGTGATCGGAACGGACGTGCTCGTTTCCACCTCCATGGATCTACACGGCAATGTCTCGGAGCGGCTGGCTCAGGAGAGTGACCTGATCACCAGTTATCGGATGGCGCCCCACGAAGACGCCATAGAGTCCAAGCAGCGAGCGACCGACAATCTCATTGATCGACTGAAACGCGGGTTGGGCAAGCCGGCCTTCAAGGCCTGGATTCCCGTACCCATTCTTCTGCCAGGCGAGAAGACGAGTACGCGGATCGAGCCGGCCCAAAGCCTATACGCCGAAGTCGGACCCATGACGCAGCGTGACGGCGTGACCGATGCGGCGATCTGGATCGGGTACGCCTGGGCGGACGAGCCGCGTAACCATGCGGTGGTCATGGCCTACGGGGATAACCAAGCCGCGGTAGCACAGGCCGCTGAAGAACTGGCGGAACACTTCTGGCGGGTTCGGCATGACTTCGACTTCGTGGCCCCAACCACCACCTTGGACACGGCGCTTGCTGCGGCCCTGGCCAGCGCGGCCAAGCCCTTCATCATCAGCGACATGGGGGACAATCCGACGGCGGGTGGAGCGGGTGATGTTACGTGGACGCTGGCTCAGTTGCTTGAACGATTGGAGTTCGAGAACCCGGATGGCCCGTCGCTGATCTATGCCTCGATTCCCGGCCCAGCACTCGTTGAGGAAGCCATTGGAGTTGGAATCGGGGGCCAGGTCGACGCAGTAGCAGGAGCGATGGTGGATGACCGCTATTCGCCGCCTGTGCGTCTACGGGGCGTTGTCGAAGCCATCGAGCACGGGGACGGGGCCGCGGAGACGGAGGTGGTTGTGCGGGTGGGGAGCATACGAGTCATCGTCACGAAGAACCGGAAGCCATACCACTACGAATCGGACTTCACGAACCTCGGTCTTGATCCGAGGGCTGCCGACATCGTCGTGGTGAAGATCGGATATCTCGTGCCGGAGTTATACGATATGCGCGGTGATTGGCTGATGGCCCTCACGCCCGGCGGGGTGGACCAGGACCTCCAGCGGCTTCCGTATCAACGGATCCAGCGACCCATGTTTCCATTGGACCCTGACATGGACGATCCCGACTTGAGCGCCAGGATGATCCCCATGGCCGGAGCTTCAGGCGGACGCTAGGGAGCGCCGCTTCATCCACCTCGAATGCTGTCGGCCTGCGCCTTGAGGCTCACCCTCACAGCCGTCTGATCGGATTTGAGGGTGCCCCGTAGCAAGTCGTTCGTTTCATATGGATCCGATAGCAGGTCGTACATCTCTTCGTCGCCATCGGCGTTCTCGATCAGCTTGTACCGTTGTTCGCGCAGCGTCCACACGTCCCGCGATCCGTCGTCGATCTCGCTGTACTGGACGTCGCGGTGTGTGCCGGCGGTCGTCAGGAGCGGTAGAAAGCTGCGGCTGTCGTGCACCTCGGTGACGTTCACCCCTGCCAGAGCCGCGATCGTTGCGTACAGGTCAGTGCCGTTGATGAGACTGTCGTCGAGACCTGTT
This is a stretch of genomic DNA from Longimicrobiales bacterium. It encodes these proteins:
- a CDS encoding DUF3341 domain-containing protein yields the protein MSTGLLASYEYLDSTVDAIEGLKKAGFKVKAYAPYPEHHIEDALGYGQSPVRVWTLVGGLTGAATGLAFTTWTSVDWPLIVGGKPIVSIPAFVPIIFEMTVLFGALSTVIGLFILSRLPDVKPAVVYDPEFTAGRYGVYVEAGSDRVDEARKIMNAQEPIELREGEGEDDA
- a CDS encoding cytochrome c — its product is MLRSSAWRPMVAALALMMLAGCKPLDDGLVMIFGRSMRDSRSFDPYEHPMAPAEGSISFASGNYPARPGEVNIGQPEGVAVPKITQLDLGVPGVGQPIVAGLVNPMDPNDATSQARGEELYMRYCVVCHGPDGVGANAYIADKHPVLPAYNVSGAQVASYSDQYIYAMIRVGRGLMPEYGSRISEWDRWSVVNYVRQLQREEGNAPVGNTPPGGDE
- a CDS encoding M81 family metallopeptidase, giving the protein MKTILTALAVLLFSGCGDRTQSPRDSGEVDGPLRIAIAGIAIESSTFSPAQTTIDGFRVTRGDEIFGAYPFLSEDSPARDRVVWLPTLRGRAIAGGIVTREAYEAMTEETLKRLEAAMPLDGLFFDIHGAMSVVGLDDPEGDLIARIREVIGTDVLVSTSMDLHGNVSERLAQESDLITSYRMAPHEDAIESKQRATDNLIDRLKRGLGKPAFKAWIPVPILLPGEKTSTRIEPAQSLYAEVGPMTQRDGVTDAAIWIGYAWADEPRNHAVVMAYGDNQAAVAQAAEELAEHFWRVRHDFDFVAPTTTLDTALAAALASAAKPFIISDMGDNPTAGGAGDVTWTLAQLLERLEFENPDGPSLIYASIPGPALVEEAIGVGIGGQVDAVAGAMVDDRYSPPVRLRGVVEAIEHGDGAAETEVVVRVGSIRVIVTKNRKPYHYESDFTNLGLDPRAADIVVVKIGYLVPELYDMRGDWLMALTPGGVDQDLQRLPYQRIQRPMFPLDPDMDDPDLSARMIPMAGASGGR